One genomic segment of Impatiens glandulifera chromosome 6, dImpGla2.1, whole genome shotgun sequence includes these proteins:
- the LOC124941909 gene encoding translation machinery-associated protein 22 translates to MAEKPQPARVLYCGVCGLPAEYCEFGSDFEKCKPWLIQHAPELYPDLVKDTNSNEADKVSDKLQAASISDGAGASSTSKPEEVKRLPGGKIKKKDKQEVIIEKVVRNKRKCITTVKGLELFGVKLSDASKKLGKKFATGASVVKGPTEKEQIDVQGDISFDIVDFITDTWHDVPESAIFFIEDGKKVSAVD, encoded by the exons ATGGCAGAGAAGCCCCAGCCAGCGCGAGTTCTGTACTGCGGCGTATGCGGATTACCAGCCGAATACTGTGAATTCGGGTCTGATTTCGAGAAATGCAAACCATGGTTGATTCAACATGCTCCTGAATTATATCCCGATCTTGTTAAAG ATACAAACTCTAATGAAGCTGATAAAGTCTCTGACAAGCTCCAGGCTGCTTCAATCTCTGATG GTGCAGGTGCTTCTTCCACTTCCAAGCCTGAAGAAGTAAAACGTCTTCCTGGTGGGAAGATAAAAAAGAAG GATAAGCAAGAAGTTATAATTGAAAAGGTTGTACGCAACAAGAGAAAGTGCATTACCACTGTGAAAGGGTTGGAGCTGTTTG GTGTTAAGCTTAGCGATGCTTCAAAGAAGCTAGGGAAGAAGTTTGCTACTGGAGCCTCTGTTGTTAAG GGACCAACTGAAAAGGAGCAAATTGATGTTCAAGGAGACATTTCATTCGACATTGTGGACTTCATCACAGATACCTGGCATGAT GTGCCTGAATCTGCGATTTTCTTTATTGAGGATGGGAAGAAAGTTTCAGCTGTTGACTGA